From a region of the Caldicellulosiruptoraceae bacterium PP1 genome:
- a CDS encoding flagellar hook-basal body protein: MIRGIYTSASGMILNQKVMDITANNMANVDTTGYKKDIAQIESFSKILAKRINDRTIDSPDGSIGYMSLGADVSRIYTDTSEGLLKKTDQPLELAIKGEGFFTVEKINPQTNTAERFLTRNGAFTLNQNGELVTLDGYRVLGQNGSIKLNSTSNIRIDKQGNIYQNNQLVDKLLIINIDSKESLAKVGNNLFMINGNANPVQFSGEVLQGYLEGSNVNAIQEMVNMISLLRNYESNQKAFTIQDETLQKAVNEIARK, from the coding sequence ATGATTAGAGGGATTTATACATCAGCAAGTGGAATGATATTAAACCAAAAGGTTATGGATATTACAGCAAACAATATGGCAAATGTTGATACAACAGGTTACAAAAAAGACATAGCACAGATTGAAAGTTTTTCAAAGATACTTGCAAAAAGAATAAATGATAGAACTATTGATTCTCCAGATGGATCTATTGGTTATATGTCATTAGGTGCTGATGTATCACGTATTTATACAGATACTTCTGAAGGGTTACTCAAAAAAACTGATCAACCATTAGAACTTGCAATTAAAGGAGAAGGATTTTTTACAGTAGAAAAGATAAACCCACAAACAAATACTGCAGAAAGATTTTTGACACGAAATGGTGCATTTACATTAAACCAAAATGGCGAACTTGTTACATTGGATGGATACAGGGTTTTGGGCCAAAACGGTAGTATAAAGTTAAATAGTACTTCTAACATTAGAATTGATAAACAAGGTAATATTTATCAAAATAATCAATTGGTTGATAAATTGCTTATTATAAATATTGATAGTAAAGAAAGTCTTGCTAAAGTGGGTAATAATCTTTTTATGATAAATGGGAATGCAAATCCAGTGCAATTTTCTGGAGAAGTTTTACAAGGGTATCTTGAAGGCTCAAATGTTAATGCTATTCAAGAGATGGTAAATATGATTAGCTTATTAAGAAATTATGAAAGTAATCAAAAAGCTTTTACAATACAAGATGAAACACTTCAAAAAGCAGTAAATGAAATTGCAAGAAAATAA
- the flgG gene encoding flagellar basal-body rod protein FlgG produces MMRALYSAALGMKAQQTNVDIVSNNLANVNTISFKKDKAEFKDLLYETLSRADVVAGDGKPVNLQIGHGTTISAISKNFTEGNLERTENPLDLAIQGEGFFVVSTPNGPKYTRDGSFKVSNADGQIKLVTSEGYSVLAEGDTEIVLPETAISSINIDETGRITYKDADGNIQDSGLKIKVVKFINPQGLLAEGKNLYSPSAASGEAVSEEESEGVKSRILQGFLEMSNVQVVEEMVKLIVAQRAYEINSKAIQTADDMLSMANNLKR; encoded by the coding sequence ATGATGAGAGCATTGTACTCAGCAGCATTAGGAATGAAAGCTCAGCAGACAAATGTAGATATTGTTTCAAATAATCTTGCTAATGTTAATACAATTTCATTTAAAAAAGACAAGGCTGAGTTTAAAGATTTACTTTATGAAACTTTATCACGTGCTGATGTTGTTGCAGGTGATGGTAAGCCAGTGAATCTTCAAATAGGCCATGGAACAACTATTTCTGCAATTTCAAAAAACTTTACTGAAGGTAACTTGGAAAGAACAGAAAATCCTTTAGATTTAGCTATACAAGGAGAAGGATTTTTTGTAGTTTCAACTCCAAATGGACCTAAATACACACGAGATGGTTCTTTTAAGGTTTCAAATGCAGATGGACAAATAAAACTTGTAACCTCGGAAGGTTATTCTGTTTTAGCAGAAGGAGATACAGAAATTGTTTTGCCAGAAACTGCTATATCAAGCATCAATATTGACGAAACAGGTAGAATAACATATAAGGATGCAGATGGAAACATTCAGGATTCCGGCTTGAAAATTAAAGTTGTAAAGTTTATAAACCCACAAGGATTATTGGCTGAAGGGAAAAATCTTTATTCACCTTCTGCAGCATCTGGTGAAGCTGTTTCTGAAGAAGAATCAGAAGGCGTAAAGAGTCGGATATTACAAGGATTTTTAGAGATGTCTAATGTACAGGTAGTTGAGGAAATGGTAAAACTTATTGTTGCTCAAAGAGCTTATGAAATAAATTCAAAAGCAATACAAACTGCTGATGATATGCTTTCTATGGCAAATAATCTAAAAAGATAA
- a CDS encoding rod-binding protein, giving the protein MNNINAVGSNLSNFDTSILEKAYNEKDKEKLKDLCNQFESLLLSQVFKEMRQSIPKSDLIKTGIADDIFNEMFIDEVSQKSSEQGGIGLSKMLYDAMVRRLDNQYKIK; this is encoded by the coding sequence ATGAATAACATTAATGCTGTTGGGAGCAATCTCTCGAACTTTGATACATCTATACTTGAAAAAGCATACAATGAAAAAGACAAAGAAAAATTAAAAGATCTTTGTAATCAATTTGAAAGTTTGTTGTTATCACAGGTTTTTAAAGAAATGAGGCAATCAATACCCAAATCTGATTTAATCAAAACTGGTATTGCTGATGATATTTTTAATGAAATGTTTATTGATGAGGTTTCTCAAAAATCTTCCGAACAAGGTGGAATTGGTCTAAGTAAAATGCTATATGATGCAATGGTAAGACGACTAGATAATCAATATAAGATTAAGTAA
- a CDS encoding methyl-accepting chemotaxis protein has product MANNNQNSQKTGGINLTYVVIGCIIVIDTLLGFLMPKNFKFISIVVATLSFLFAIVISVIVAGIQLNKLIEKLEKDVELIKNGDYSKLLSSKEFGNIQRVASGVNIVLSDIKSLIEEFFNLSNAIIGASNKVTKTAQDASSAVEEISKTIDEIAKGASQQAEEAQQGVILVNNLSEQINAVSESYNTVINETNKIEVLNNQGVDTISILREKSEISSNTAQKVTEVVQSFTDKIKEITKFVETINTIAEQTNLLALNAAIEAARAGEAGKGFAVVADEVRKLADQSKKAADEINTIVEVIVEETDNTIKIIDDIKAAADEQKSAVNQTEKAFMSISEEINNIVNKIEVVDSTLKRMEEARNAVIKSIESISSVSQETAAASQEVAATTESQLNAISEMKYSASSLQELVNQLEKKLKKYKIK; this is encoded by the coding sequence ATGGCTAATAATAATCAGAACAGTCAAAAAACTGGTGGTATTAATCTTACATATGTTGTCATTGGTTGTATTATTGTTATTGACACTCTACTTGGCTTTTTAATGCCAAAAAACTTCAAATTTATATCAATTGTTGTTGCTACTTTATCATTTCTTTTTGCAATTGTTATTTCAGTAATTGTTGCTGGTATTCAGTTAAATAAATTAATTGAAAAATTAGAAAAAGATGTTGAATTGATAAAAAATGGTGATTATAGCAAACTATTATCTTCAAAAGAATTTGGAAATATTCAAAGAGTTGCTTCAGGTGTAAATATTGTTTTGTCAGATATAAAGAGTTTAATTGAAGAGTTTTTTAATTTATCAAATGCTATAATTGGTGCATCAAATAAAGTTACTAAAACTGCCCAAGATGCATCATCGGCTGTTGAGGAAATCTCAAAAACTATTGATGAAATTGCAAAAGGAGCATCTCAACAAGCAGAAGAAGCTCAGCAAGGCGTTATACTTGTAAATAATCTTTCTGAACAAATAAATGCTGTTTCAGAAAGTTATAATACAGTTATTAATGAAACAAATAAGATTGAAGTTTTAAATAATCAAGGTGTTGATACAATAAGCATCCTTAGAGAAAAATCTGAAATTAGTTCAAATACTGCTCAAAAGGTTACAGAAGTTGTTCAGTCATTTACAGATAAGATAAAAGAAATTACAAAATTTGTTGAAACAATAAATACAATAGCTGAGCAAACAAATCTTCTTGCATTAAATGCAGCAATTGAAGCTGCAAGAGCAGGTGAAGCAGGAAAAGGTTTTGCAGTTGTTGCTGATGAGGTAAGAAAACTTGCAGATCAAAGTAAGAAAGCGGCTGATGAAATAAATACAATTGTTGAGGTAATTGTTGAGGAAACTGATAATACTATAAAGATTATTGACGATATAAAAGCAGCTGCTGATGAACAAAAAAGTGCTGTTAACCAAACCGAAAAGGCATTTATGAGCATCTCAGAAGAAATAAATAATATTGTAAATAAAATTGAGGTTGTAGATTCAACCCTAAAGCGAATGGAAGAAGCAAGAAATGCTGTTATAAAATCTATTGAATCAATATCTTCTGTTTCTCAAGAAACTGCAGCAGCGTCTCAAGAAGTGGCAGCAACAACAGAAAGCCAATTGAATGCAATCTCCGAAATGAAGTATTCTGCTTCATCTTTACAAGAATTAGTTAACCAGCTCGAAAAGAAACTTAAAAAATACAAAATCAAATAA